The genomic region CTTCAATGTCCCCTGAATTTCCCCTGGAGCCATAGAGAAATTATGGCGCATTGTAAATAACGTTTCTCTGTACCTGTATAATCGAAGATAAATGACAACTGCCATTTGAAATCAAATTTCCATCGATGAATAATTATCCTTTGATAAGCCTGGCGGGGCATTATTATTCTTCAAACTTGTCCTACAATTTTTTCGCTTCACTAAAGTTTCCGGCGCCTACTACAATTATTACTAACTCGATGTCAAcgataaacaaatttttgatCAGGCTTATTCGAATGACTCGAGTCGCATGTTTCACAAGGGAAGCTAATAATACATTACGCAATGGGCACACGATTACCCGTTACCATCATAACGATGCATGCATGACTGATAATTGAAAGCTTACTGATTAATGTAACTAATAAAGATTTACCTTTTTATTTATGTCTCGATGACTGAAAATTATGCAGTTGTATCTTCTATTTGTGAGGTTTTAATCAGACCTGTAACCTTTTATTTGCTAATGAATAAGTAGCAATCGATTTTTGTAATCGTTCTCAACGTATATTGTACTGTCAAAGAGTCCTCCAATCCTCTACATCAATCGAACCAATAAGGAAaacgttaaaaataattggcaCTGAAAAAAAAGACTGACAGTTATTTTCTCCACTCATTAACAACTCAATTGTAATAAATCTCGGGTAACAATGAATGTAAAAGCATAAAAAATGTCACAAAAAGTCTCAACACTTCCGTAAAAAATTCGATTCTTCGTTGTTCCGTTGAGTATTCTCATTATGTAACTGTTCTAACGGATTGGAAGAAAAAAGTAATcagacacaatttttttcattagagaTTGTCGGTGATTCAGGGCCATTAGCTGTTCGTCTGCGCAAATGATCCCCAACAATATTGCCGAAATGGCGTCTATTGGCAAATACACGTGCCCTCTCCCTTGCTCTCTCAGCTTCAcgctttattattatttcttcggTGAGATAAGCCTCGCGTTTAATGCGATCTCTCAACTTTCTGGGGACACCGGATAAACACCACTGCACTGACATTGTAAATAATCCAACAACACTCTGAAAAATAACGACGAAAATAAATCTCGCTGCTAACATTCGCCAGTATATACTTGGCCTTTTGTAGGGCTGATCTGGATCATCGGGGGGATTTCTGTACTCCGAGTATCTGCATTCTGATATGTTGACAAACGTACTGTGAAGGGGGGCAGTATTCTCTTGAAAGTCTATGGTATTGAAATATGCCAGACTGTGATTCAAAAAACCGACGTCTGAATGATCTGGACTCACTGACTTCATGTAGATAAAACGGGGAATCAGGTTTGAGGAAAAGGCGATGATGAATGCCTAGAAGAATGGAAGAGAATTGTAGTTGACTGAAGTTTAACTgctattttaattattctataaACGTCAAGAGATCGGAGAAATGTTTTCATGCAAAATTACAACAAAATAGTGCAACATTAAGAATACTTACATTAGTGGTAACAGAAATTCGTGCTAAAGCATCGAGAATCTGCTTCCAAATCCCAATATCCTTGGCTCTTCTCGGCACAGGTCTCCTATAATGCCTCAAAAACTTGGTGGCATCGAGCCTCATCTCCAGAACATTATTAGCCAGTGCGAACAGTGGAGCAAGTGGAAAAGCCACGACGAAAATGGTAATGAAGCCAAACTGAATGACCATCTCCAGATACTCGTCATAGAGTCCTCTAGGACTCCAGTCCAACAATTTAAAGTCTCTGATCCATTGACTCCTTGATGGAATAGGGTCCTTCTGTTTCAATCCTGTATGGGTTCTGAATAATGCCCaccatttcaataaaataggCAAGATCATCTCCAAGGCTGTAGCAATAGCTTGTTTTCCAACCATGATAATTGCTAATTGAATACTCAGCTCCATCAAGCACCCACCAGGTGCACACTCCTCCTGTCTGTATCCAAGAATCCGATTGTATTTCTTTGGATAGCCTGGGAATTTTCCTTTTAAAAAGGCAACGTAGAAAATTGAAGCGTAATAATTGACAAATTGAAAGACGTAGACTTTCAGAGTTAAACTATCATCGAACTCCTGCTGCGTTCTCAGCATCTCCATTTCTGTGAGGTAGACAGAAAGCCagtcgtaaaaataatttaacacTAGAATGCAAACAAGATTAATCGCTGCAGCGACAGCAGGAAGAGCAAATGTCTGATACTGATTACTGTCTAATTCTTTTCCGAATAATGAATTCGATGTTATCATGGACATTCTGTAGAGGACAACAGCGAAGACAGCAGCCACGGCTACAAGCACCAGTAAAATCACAACAGAAAAACTCAGCATTGTTGCTGGAACTCGGACTTTCCAAAAACTGACATGTGGTTCTGTCTCTCGAGTCACTGGattgagtttatttttaaCTTTCAAATTCAAAACTCCTGCTTTCTGAATCATGGACAGATACTGGGGCCGAGGGTGCTCCGCCCCCTGATCCCAGCCCACGAGGCCCCAGCGATAACTTAATTCCTCGGATTTACGTCGCCAAAGCTCGAGGTAAAGGACTGCCCAGAAGGACATGAACACTGCAAAAATGACCGTTGCTGGAGTATCAAACAAGAGGGTCATTTTTGTGAGGATACAGGTAGTGTTTAAACGCCAGTAATCGCAATTTCTGTCACACTGGGGGCACATTATGATTGTATCTGCCCACGGTGAGCAGGCATCTTTGCCTATTTCACTGGAATTTAGAGTTATAAGGCCATAGAAGAAGCACAATAGACCCGCAATGCTTGCAGGTATCAGCATATAAGTGTAAAATCCGAGCCAAGCAAAGTACAGAGCCACATTAATTCCAAAATATTCCTGAATCTTGTCGAGTGGCTGCAACTTCACCCACTTCTTTGTGCTCGCCCACTCATGGTATAATAATGATCTAGTAGTTCCGGCTTGTTGATACATACCCTAGAACATAAATAATGCCTCAATTATTTACTGACGATCGTTGTCTACTGAACGAAAAATAAGGACTACTCTACTGACATCATGCAATGGATATGCTGCAGAGTAAACACCATTGGCAATTAAACGCTGAATTCCCTCGGACTGTCTCTCCAGGATAAAATCCACAATCATTGCACGAACATtcgtgggaaaaaaattgtcatcatCGAGGTCAAACCTTTCAGTGGGAAACATCAACATTACCAGGGAGTTCTGCAGGTTGCAATTCCATTATTTATACTTTATACTCACAAATAATCCTTGTCCCTTGAGAATTCAGCCAAAAGTCTTGCCTCACGTTTTGGAAATTTCGCCGGATCTAATTGTGCGCATTTGAACAAATTTATAAACCAAGATTTGGCATCTTCGAAGATATCTGTCCCGGAGACCTGTAGTTCCTCATTAGACAGAGGTTTTATTggcatttttaatttcattattccgCAGAATGTCTGCAAGACTTCCTGAAATAATAAACCtgtttatttttccttctcgAAGGTTTTATTTTCGTGAAAATGATACCTTTGGagcatgaatttttatgaaaaccaGTTGGCGATTTTGTTCATATTCTAATTGAAGTCCTTGATCCCTGAGTTCGTTCTCAAACTCCTCTCTCTTCAGCTCATGTGTTAAATTACCATTGTCCATATAAACAAGTATGAAATCAATTTGTTTGGGGCGACTTTCACTGCCCGGATCCTTCAGTGGTTTCATGGGAATGGGAAGATCCTGTTGCTCCGAGGAAATCATGTGTTGCGTTGCGTCCCAACGACCATTGCACATACCTCCAACCCCCTCAACATCAGTATTCAAGGTCAAATCCATTCTTGCAAGGCCTGAAGAATGaaaagattttatttattgacgcattattttctattttcaattgtttttgtGAGATAATACAAAGTCACCCCCAAAAAATTTGactatattatattttaaatgTGCAAAAACAcgtcaataataataatgaataataatcgtCATGCGTGGTTTCACGAGAAAATATTAAAGAGTActtttgttgaataaaaaataatgacaagaaacggtttgaaatatttttgtgataGTTCAATCACTATCGAGATCATACCACAAATAATAAGATAAGAAGGATCCAACTATTTTCATACCGAGTAacttttttacaattaattgaatgatcacttgaatgaaaattttatcgaatAGTTAAGTTCATGAGATAAAAGTATCATTGATTATCGTCAATGAATACGCCTCTTCGTGAAACAATATTCCTTGAACTAACGAGAAAAGTTCCAAGGTCAGGTAAACTCTgctgatttttcaaatcttAAAATACTGCTCGGATGAATCACCAGCTAAAAGTGAAAATGTGTCATGAAAATTATCCAAATGTTCATTCAATgacgaataattaaaattggaaTCATAACAACAACTCAATTAAGCTATTATTCTATCATAAGAAAATCAGTTCACTCGCCTGTTCGTATTTCAAAGTAAGATAAAATGATAACGATAATTGTGATGACTAGATGAAAATAAGCAACAGGTATCACAGCTGATGCACCGAACACCTCCAGAAAACACACCCGTACGAAAATTCTTTCCGAAACAATTCACATGTCATTGGGAGCTTATTCACAAGTACTTAGCTCAAGCCGACCCACTTCTGAGCACACTCATCCGGATGAAAAGcttttataataataaaactaatGGGAAGCACATTTCCACAAACTCCAGCCATGGTCGACATCTTTGACTGCTTAGTGGCGCCATCTGAGTCACCAAATCAACGTTTCACTGGAGGGAACTGGCCTCGCCTGAGCGTTTTTAAATTCACGTTCGGTTTTATCAGTTTCTTTTGTTTGTAAACAATGTCCGATAGTGGGGAGCCCTTACGTCGTTCCACGAGGATCAGAACGAAAGTCAGCCTGAGTGATAATGAAGAACCATTAACTCCATCAAAAACTAGAGGTTAGAGCTTGGATTTTCTCTTTGGAGCAAACAGATACTTAACCTCTAGTTGTTGTGTGCTTCGTATTACAttgacatgatttttttttaagattaaccattgatttattgactgtctcaatttatttacatttgcgACATATTTTTGATGGAATAGGGATCCAGACACCTTCGTCAAGGCTCAGACCAAGAAGAAACAGTGGACCCAGTGGCAGCCAACCTTCTACTCCCGCCAAAACACCTGGTAGGAATACTCATTTATTcaaatcattttattatttaaactttACAACTATGTCAAACCGTCAGAAAACATGTTATTGTTCCACATAAACATAGGGATTTCAATTTTGGAGTGAGATAGATGGAATAAGGTTTAAAACGCAGTTTGTGGAAGCCGCAAATATCGTTTATAATCAATTTGTAAGCCATCAATTTCCTCTTATAAAAATGGCACGATAGTTGTTGAGTAATGAATTCTGATGAAACTACATTCACATTCAGGTACGAAGAATGGAAGGCTGAGAAAAACAAGTTCCACAAGTGTTGAGTCCGAACCATTGCCAAGTCAAAGAAAAGAAGAACTCGAAAGGGAGCTCGAAACGATCGAGGAAGACGTCCAAAAGCCTAAAGAGCTCTTCGACAATGACGATATCAGTGGCACTAAGATATATGGGTTCCAAACTCCCTCTAGAAAGAACGCCATGGCCCAAAAAGCACTTCAATCCCGGACTCCGGCACGACCTGCCACTCCGGAATCCCGAACTGTTCGCGTACTGGTACATAAAATTGATCCTACGGCACCACCAAAATCAATCTTATCTAACAACTCCACAAAAGATCCACGGACGATGAAGAGACAGGTTTATTTTCCCAGTGATAGTGAAAGTGAAAGTGTCTCAGAGGACAGTGAATACGTCCCCTCGAATAATGAAGATGAGGAAGATGATGAAGAGGACGAAGACAAAGAAGGGGAGAATGGAACTGCTGAAGATTCTGAGGACGATAACAACAGTGAGGATGAAACAccgaagaaaaatttaaaaagtttCAAAAGGAAAGTTCCAGTGCCGATCACTCCTTGTAGAAGAGGAAGATCAAAAAATAACATAGCATATCAAGATTTCGTAAGTTCTTTTAAACAATGACTAGATATGTAAGTAATTCATTGAAGTTGCAATTCACAAAATTCTGTGAATATTTGTAAAGCTCTCAGATCTCAATACTgatgtctgaattttttcaatctaatGTCTGTCTTACGACGCGTTTATACAAAAAATCCTATATTAACATAATCGTTTTCCTTCTCAGACCTTGAAGACCGATGAATACTTTTCGAGCCAAGCTGAGAAGGTCCTCACATCAGACCGTACCTTAAACCGTCTGAAGACTCCTCGTCTCAACCAGGAAAAGCTCCAAGAGCTTCTCAGCAATCAGAACCACATATCAAAAACTCACAAAGATGGAATCCAGAATTTGGCGAACAGTTACAGATCAATGTTCCCCATGTGGTACCACGTGATGGAGGAGGGTTATAGTATCCTGCTGCATGGTCTAGGTTCAAAGCGAACCCTGATAAACGACTTCCACAAGGAAATAATCGTAGACCATCCCACACTAGTTGTCAATGGTTTCTTTCCCAGTTTGACCATCAAAGACGTTCTCGATGGGATAATAACAGACCTGCTGAGTCTAGATCCTCCCGCTAATGCTAACGACTGCTTCAACATCATCGAGGAGACCATGAGGAAGAATCCAGACGACAAATTGTACTTATTGGTCCATAACATTGACGGAGCCATGCTGAGGAACAATAAATCACAAGACACGCTGTCTCGTCTTgctgcaataaaaaatgtgagaCTGTTGGCTTCTGTGGATCACATCAACGCCCCCTTGATCTGGGACAACGTCAAGAGATCTAGGTACAATTTCTACTGGTGGGACGCTACGACTCTTCTTCCTTACGAAGCTGAAACCTCGTACGAGGGCTCATTAATGGTTCAACAGAGTGGAGCACTTGCTCTCTCATCTCTCCACAACGTATTCGCTTCGTTAACTACTAATGCCAAAGCTATTTACATTATTCTGGTCAAGCACCAGATCGAAAATGGCAAAAGTAATCTCTATCCAGGAATGGCCTTCAAGGACCTGTACAGGGGTGCCAGGGAGGGCTTCCTCGTGAGTTCTGATTTGGTTCTGCGAGCTCAGTTGACTGAATTCATCGATCACAAACTCGTAAAAACTAGAAGAAATGTCGACGGAGCCGAGTATCTGGTTATTCCATTGAATAACTCGCTTTTGAAAAAGTTTCTGGAGGAGCATGGAGATGAGTGATAAAAATCAGTAATAATTGTTGATCAAGAATAGAACAGTGTGATTATCTGAAGGATTTCTACGGTCCGTAATTACGAATCATTTGTAGATTCGtgtatttttgataatttgtaaattatttggaattatatttttatacctACTTCACATATATTTAATTCTGAAGTGTTGTGAATCTTACATTACTTCCATACCATGCACACAATTAccaaccctttttttttcataatttaaaatattttcaattttttttttactacggAAGAGTGGCGAGAATCAACAATTGTTCTTTTAAGTCTTAATGGCGAGTTAACttattgatgaaatatttctttttattttccaataaagTGAATAACTTTTGCCGTTTctgattcaaataattttttttttttcaatcaaagtGCCCATTTAACCCCGCTTAACCGTATATAAACTATTCAGATTCAagttattttctatttatagGTATTTAACATTTTGAAAGTTTAACTCATCAAATAATTGCctctcaaaaataattttcaaccaATACCACCAACATAATGATAAATCCATTATTTGATTCTCCAAATCCATTACATCTCCtcacaaaaattcaaataaattcgcCTCAACAGTTGGCACTCCTGATAAAACAAGTCCACAAGATGGCGCCCGAATCGTTGGCATCGAGTTTCGAGCAAATGTATCTCGGCACAACGATGACCGGGTCCTCGTATAGTGCCtgaacaaaaaagaaaaacaaatcccCCCTCTCTCTACTATCAGAACGATAGAGAAACATTGAAATGTCGGGGATAATAAGTGTTGTGAGGTGTAGTGAGTGTATTGAATTGCAGGGGTGAAACGAGAAAGACGGAAGCTGCTTGTGACCGTCCCGTCCGGTAAGAATTTCCGCCACAACTCGACCTCTGTCTCTCATCCCTCAAGGTTGTCatttcattcgttttttcctctccccctctgttccattatttttttcttcactgttAACTTGCCACGACCGACAGTTGAACGGCCTTGACTTTAGTACAAATAAAACGTCTGGCAAATCGCTTTACTGTCTCCGTATTAAATCGTGAGAAATGAGCCAATCCAATACGAATTTAAGTGCGGCCCAGGCGACACATACCGGGACTAAACTAACCTCTCTTattacacaaaaaaatttcaatcagttTTCACGATTTCTTTCTACAATTTAATACACAATGACGGATATTAAGAAACGTGCACTCATTAGTATACGCTGTAGCGACAACATCTAGGTAATTCCTCACTCGATCAATTATTatcgattttataattataaacGGTCACCAGCGTTCGAACTCTACACCAACtctttatttgtatttttgttCGTGTGTTTATCTTTCTTTCTTTGCGATAAACAAACGTATTCCTTCGCAGAATTGAAAGAAACTTAAAgtctgaaaaatatcaaatcaaTTTCAAGAGCTGTGGGGTTTTACTTAATCATCAAGCATTCATTTTCTTAATCTGTAATTTAATTGTTGTTTAAGAAAGATAACACACCTCGTTGATATTTTGCCAACAATACTTTATTCTCGGTACAGTATTGTTGTCATCGAGTGTCTGGTGTTCAATGCAGTATAAAGGTGTATCATATTCGTTAAATTTCCATGCCCTTCACATGCCTCTGCATGTCGTTCATTCCACTCTAACAACCCGGTAACATGTATTGGTTTTAACGATGCACGTGGCTCTCCGGGTAAATTATCCTCCgcataatttttccatattttttgccATTTCCTTCATCTACGTATTTTAGTTCTCTCCGAGGGGCCATTACAGTTTCGAGAAGAAACAGAGTTACTAACGTTGCACGTGTACTTTATCTTGAGAACTTGACGACGCCTTGGATGTTAACTGCTAAA from Diachasmimorpha longicaudata isolate KC_UGA_2023 chromosome 1, iyDiaLong2, whole genome shotgun sequence harbors:
- the LOC135169332 gene encoding anoctamin-5-like isoform X1, whose amino-acid sequence is MDLTLNTDVEGVGGMCNGRWDATQHMISSEQQDLPIPMKPLKDPGSESRPKQIDFILVYMDNGNLTHELKREEFENELRDQGLQLEYEQNRQLVFIKIHAPKEVLQTFCGIMKLKMPIKPLSNEELQVSGTDIFEDAKSWFINLFKCAQLDPAKFPKREARLLAEFSRDKDYLFDLDDDNFFPTNVRAMIVDFILERQSEGIQRLIANGVYSAAYPLHDGMYQQAGTTRSLLYHEWASTKKWVKLQPLDKIQEYFGINVALYFAWLGFYTYMLIPASIAGLLCFFYGLITLNSSEIGKDACSPWADTIIMCPQCDRNCDYWRLNTTCILTKMTLLFDTPATVIFAVFMSFWAVLYLELWRRKSEELSYRWGLVGWDQGAEHPRPQYLSMIQKAGVLNLKVKNKLNPVTRETEPHVSFWKVRVPATMLSFSVVILLVLVAVAAVFAVVLYRMSMITSNSLFGKELDSNQYQTFALPAVAAAINLVCILVLNYFYDWLSVYLTEMEMLRTQQEFDDSLTLKVYVFQFVNYYASIFYVAFLKGKFPGYPKKYNRILGYRQEECAPGGCLMELSIQLAIIMVGKQAIATALEMILPILLKWWALFRTHTGLKQKDPIPSRSQWIRDFKLLDWSPRGLYDEYLEMVIQFGFITIFVVAFPLAPLFALANNVLEMRLDATKFLRHYRRPVPRRAKDIGIWKQILDALARISVTTNAFIIAFSSNLIPRFIYMKSVSPDHSDVGFLNHSLAYFNTIDFQENTAPLHSTFVNISECRYSEYRNPPDDPDQPYKRPSIYWRMLAARFIFVVIFQSVVGLFTMSVQWCLSGVPRKLRDRIKREAYLTEEIIIKREAERARERARVFANRRHFGNIVGDHLRRRTANGPESPTISNEKNCV
- the LOC135169332 gene encoding anoctamin-5-like isoform X2, with amino-acid sequence MDLTLNTDVEGVGGMCNGRWDATQHMISSEQQDLPIPMKPLKDPGSESRPKQIDFILVYMDNGNLTHELKREEFENELRDQGLQLEYEQNRQLVFIKIHAPKEVLQTFCGIMKLKMPIKPLSNEELQVSGTDIFEDAKSWFINLFKCAQLDPAKFPKREARLLAEFSRDKDYLFDLDDDNFFPTNVRAMIVDFILERQSEGIQRLIANGVYSAAYPLHDGMYQQAGTTRSLLYHEWASTKKWVKLQPLDKIQEYFGINVALYFAWLGFYTYMLIPASIAGLLCFFYGLITLNSSEIGKDACSPWADTIIMCPQCDRNCDYWRLNTTCILTKMTLLFDTPATVIFAVFMSFWAVLYLELWRRKSEELSYRWGLVGWDQGAEHPRPQYLSMIQKAGVLNLKVKNKLNPVTRETEPHVSFWKVRVPATMLSFSVVILLVLVAVAAVFAVVLYRMSMITSNSLFGKELDSNQYQTFALPAVAAAINLVCILVLNYFYDWLSVYLTEMEMLRTQQEFDDSLTLKVYVFQFVNYYASIFYVAFLKGKFPGYPKKYNRILGYRQEECAPGGCLMELSIQLAIIMVGKQAIATALEMILPILLKWWALFRTHTGLKQKDPIPSRSQWIRDFKLLDWSPRGLYDEYLEMVIQFGFITIFVVAFPLAPLFALANNVLEMRLDATKFLRHYRRPVPRRAKDIGIWKQILDALARISVTTNAFIIAFSSNLIPRFIYMKSVSPDHSDVGFLNHSLAYFNTIDFQENTAPLHKCCWIIYNVSAVVFIRCPQKVERSH
- the LOC135169347 gene encoding origin recognition complex subunit 2, whose amino-acid sequence is MSDSGEPLRRSTRIRTKVSLSDNEEPLTPSKTRGIQTPSSRLRPRRNSGPSGSQPSTPAKTPGTKNGRLRKTSSTSVESEPLPSQRKEELERELETIEEDVQKPKELFDNDDISGTKIYGFQTPSRKNAMAQKALQSRTPARPATPESRTVRVLVHKIDPTAPPKSILSNNSTKDPRTMKRQVYFPSDSESESVSEDSEYVPSNNEDEEDDEEDEDKEGENGTAEDSEDDNNSEDETPKKNLKSFKRKVPVPITPCRRGRSKNNIAYQDFTLKTDEYFSSQAEKVLTSDRTLNRLKTPRLNQEKLQELLSNQNHISKTHKDGIQNLANSYRSMFPMWYHVMEEGYSILLHGLGSKRTLINDFHKEIIVDHPTLVVNGFFPSLTIKDVLDGIITDLLSLDPPANANDCFNIIEETMRKNPDDKLYLLVHNIDGAMLRNNKSQDTLSRLAAIKNVRLLASVDHINAPLIWDNVKRSRYNFYWWDATTLLPYEAETSYEGSLMVQQSGALALSSLHNVFASLTTNAKAIYIILVKHQIENGKSNLYPGMAFKDLYRGAREGFLVSSDLVLRAQLTEFIDHKLVKTRRNVDGAEYLVIPLNNSLLKKFLEEHGDE